A single genomic interval of Hafnia alvei harbors:
- the murB gene encoding UDP-N-acetylmuramate dehydrogenase: MSNSRASLTKFTTFGINAKAKDIIVATSPDSLAEFWRIAVDRHDPVLILGEGSNVLFLEDFSGTILLNRIKGITITEDRDSWRLHVGAGENWHELVKYSLEQGMSGLENLALIPGCAGSAPIQNIGAYGIEFQRVCDYVDVLNLRTNEVFRLTADECHFGYRESIFKHNYRDGYAIIAVGVRLEKLWQPVLNYGDLTLLPRETVTPKQVFDSVCHMRKTKLPDPHETGNAGSFFKNPVVTAAVAAQIKAIFPDAPMYPQASGDMKLAAGWLIDRCDLKGFQVGGAAVHQKQALVLINKDHATSADVAMLAQAVRNRVAEKFDVWLEPEVRFISATGEVNAVEVLS; encoded by the coding sequence ATGTCTAATAGCCGTGCATCGCTTACCAAATTCACTACATTTGGAATTAACGCCAAAGCCAAAGATATTATTGTTGCCACATCACCGGATTCTTTAGCGGAATTCTGGCGCATAGCAGTCGATCGACATGATCCTGTTTTGATCTTGGGTGAGGGCAGTAACGTATTATTTCTAGAGGACTTTTCTGGAACCATACTACTGAATCGTATTAAAGGTATCACTATTACGGAAGACCGTGATAGCTGGCGACTTCATGTGGGGGCGGGAGAGAATTGGCATGAGCTGGTGAAATATTCACTGGAACAGGGCATGTCTGGTCTTGAAAACCTTGCGTTGATCCCAGGATGCGCGGGCTCTGCACCCATTCAAAATATTGGTGCTTATGGGATCGAATTCCAAAGAGTTTGTGATTACGTCGATGTATTGAATTTACGCACGAATGAAGTCTTTCGTTTAACCGCTGATGAATGTCACTTTGGCTATCGGGAAAGTATTTTCAAGCACAACTACCGCGATGGCTACGCGATTATCGCTGTAGGTGTCCGTCTAGAGAAGCTGTGGCAGCCAGTATTGAACTATGGTGATTTAACCCTGCTGCCTCGTGAAACGGTAACGCCGAAGCAGGTCTTTGATTCAGTTTGCCATATGCGAAAGACAAAACTGCCTGATCCACATGAAACGGGTAATGCGGGTAGTTTCTTCAAAAACCCGGTCGTGACGGCAGCCGTTGCAGCGCAGATTAAAGCGATATTCCCTGATGCCCCTATGTACCCACAAGCATCGGGTGATATGAAGCTTGCTGCTGGTTGGCTTATCGACCGCTGTGACCTTAAAGGGTTTCAGGTTGGTGGAGCCGCGGTACATCAGAAGCAGGCATTGGTTTTAATTAATAAAGATCATGCTACGAGTGCTGACGTTGCTATGCTAGCGCAAGCTGTACGCAACAGAGTTGCAGAGAAATTTGATGTGTGGCTAGAACCTGAGGTTCGTTTTATATCGGCTACTGGTGAAGTTAATGCGGTTGAGGTTTTGTCATGA
- a CDS encoding IMPACT family protein — MSQPYLIPAEALSFSEEIKKSRFITLLAHTTGSEAAKAFVTQVKSEHPDARHHCWAFVAGAPDDSQQLGFSDDGEPSGTAGKPMLAQLMGSHIGEITAVVVRYYGGIRLGTGGLVKAYGGGVQQALKLLPVERKVPQAEYTLQCDYGLLTQVEAVIAQVGGEILQSDYAVDVLLTVSLPVLVVEDVAEKLRNMSRGSLQLHQTS; from the coding sequence ATGAGTCAGCCTTATCTTATTCCCGCTGAGGCGCTGAGCTTCAGCGAGGAAATCAAAAAAAGCCGCTTCATTACCTTGTTGGCACATACGACGGGTAGCGAAGCGGCAAAAGCTTTTGTCACTCAGGTGAAATCCGAGCATCCTGATGCGCGTCATCATTGCTGGGCGTTTGTTGCCGGTGCACCGGATGATTCTCAACAGTTAGGTTTCTCAGATGACGGTGAGCCGTCGGGAACGGCGGGAAAGCCAATGCTTGCTCAACTGATGGGCAGTCATATTGGTGAAATCACGGCGGTCGTTGTGCGTTATTATGGCGGCATCCGATTGGGAACCGGTGGTTTGGTTAAAGCCTACGGTGGCGGTGTTCAGCAAGCATTAAAACTTTTGCCAGTAGAGCGTAAAGTGCCGCAGGCTGAGTATACTTTGCAGTGTGACTATGGCTTATTGACCCAAGTTGAAGCCGTTATAGCGCAGGTTGGGGGTGAGATCTTGCAGAGTGATTATGCTGTTGATGTGCTGCTGACGGTGAGTTTGCCTGTGCTGGTTGTAGAAGACGTCGCTGAAAAGTTACGCAACATGAGCCGTGGCTCATTGCAATTACATCAGACTTCGTAA
- a CDS encoding siderophore ABC transporter substrate-binding protein has protein sequence MKNISLAIISSILSFTSYCSVAKEPTKTVVAHVTASTADTLSITHAAGVTQIHKNPQRVILFDFGTYDSLEELGLTSHVVGLPKSIPSYIKGKVSSSITEVGGMKDPDLNAIALLQPDLIIITGRQGNSYEALSAIAPTISLATDQNTYFASVKTNAELLGQIFDKKDDVARYIEALSHQIASIKSDKAPENLTALTLIHNNGNFGVTHQPIVFDVLGMKPAKVTLPKSDNNNKKRVPLTTHDIAQTNPDIIFIVDRSAAIGKTPLDKAKFEDDNLRSTSAFKNGKIVYLTPDLWYLSGAGLKSTAAQLTEVANAL, from the coding sequence ATGAAAAATATTTCTCTGGCTATTATTTCCTCTATTTTGTCGTTTACCAGTTATTGTTCAGTAGCAAAAGAGCCGACAAAGACTGTGGTCGCTCATGTAACTGCATCGACAGCAGACACATTGAGCATTACACACGCTGCTGGCGTCACTCAAATCCATAAGAACCCACAGCGTGTGATTCTGTTTGATTTTGGTACCTATGATTCACTGGAAGAGCTAGGGCTGACAAGCCACGTCGTTGGTTTGCCAAAATCAATACCTAGCTATATAAAAGGTAAAGTATCATCTTCAATCACTGAAGTTGGGGGAATGAAAGACCCTGATTTAAACGCGATTGCACTGTTACAGCCTGATTTGATTATTATCACAGGCCGTCAAGGCAATTCATATGAGGCGCTTTCCGCTATCGCGCCAACGATTAGTTTAGCTACTGATCAGAATACATATTTTGCATCCGTGAAGACAAATGCGGAATTATTAGGCCAGATATTTGATAAAAAAGATGACGTTGCTCGTTATATCGAGGCTTTATCTCATCAAATAGCGTCTATAAAGTCTGATAAAGCGCCGGAGAATCTTACTGCTTTAACGTTGATACATAACAATGGCAATTTTGGCGTGACTCACCAACCTATTGTTTTTGATGTATTAGGGATGAAACCGGCAAAGGTTACCCTGCCAAAATCAGATAATAATAATAAGAAGCGCGTGCCGTTAACAACGCACGACATCGCTCAGACAAATCCGGATATTATTTTCATTGTGGACCGCAGCGCGGCTATTGGCAAAACACCGTTGGATAAAGCAAAATTTGAAGATGACAATCTGCGTTCTACATCGGCCTTTAAAAATGGAAAGATCGTTTATCTGACGCCTGATCTTTGGTATTTATCGGGGGCAGGTTTAAAGAGTACAGCAGCACAATTAACTGAGGTAGCAAACGCACTTTAG
- the pepQ gene encoding Xaa-Pro dipeptidase: METLASLYSEHMETLQQRTREVLARSQLDGLLIHSGELLSLFLDDRDYPFKVNPQFKAWVPVTQVPNCWLWVDGVNKPKLWFYSPVDYWYSVEPLPEAFWTSHVEMTALRKADDIAQLLPSARERVAYIGYVPQRAQSLGIKAENINPQAVLDYLHYHRAYKTGYEQACMREAQKTAVVGHQAALEAFQSGMSEFDINQAYLTATGHRDTDVPYDNIVALNEHAAVLHYTTLQHKLPSEVRSFLLDAGAEYNGYAADLTRTYAAKSDSDFAALVSDMNKEQLALIATLKCGVRYTDYHLQMHQRLAKLLKKHHILKDISEEAAVEQGLTCPFLPHGLGHPLGLQVHDVAGFMQDENGTHLAAPEMYPFLRCTRIMEPGMVMTIEPGLYFIDSLLAPWKEGKFSQHFDWARIDAFRPYGGIRIEDNVIFHEKSVENMTRDLHLD; this comes from the coding sequence ATGGAAACACTAGCTTCGTTGTATTCTGAACACATGGAAACGCTGCAGCAGCGCACCCGTGAGGTTTTAGCGCGTAGTCAACTGGATGGGTTATTGATTCATTCTGGTGAGTTGTTATCGTTGTTCTTAGACGATCGTGATTATCCGTTTAAGGTGAATCCTCAGTTCAAAGCCTGGGTGCCGGTGACTCAAGTACCTAATTGCTGGCTGTGGGTAGACGGGGTAAATAAGCCGAAGCTTTGGTTCTATTCTCCTGTTGATTACTGGTATAGCGTTGAACCACTGCCCGAAGCGTTTTGGACTTCTCATGTAGAAATGACCGCTTTGCGTAAAGCAGATGACATCGCACAGCTGTTGCCAAGTGCGCGCGAGCGTGTTGCCTATATCGGCTATGTTCCGCAGCGTGCGCAGTCTTTGGGTATTAAAGCTGAAAATATTAACCCGCAGGCGGTGCTAGATTATCTGCACTACCATCGCGCATACAAAACCGGCTATGAACAAGCGTGTATGCGTGAAGCGCAAAAGACGGCGGTAGTTGGGCATCAAGCAGCACTAGAAGCATTCCAGTCGGGTATGAGTGAGTTTGATATCAATCAGGCATATCTGACGGCAACAGGACATCGTGATACTGATGTACCGTACGACAATATCGTGGCGCTGAATGAGCATGCTGCGGTTCTGCACTACACTACGTTACAACATAAGTTGCCTTCTGAAGTCCGTAGCTTCTTGCTTGATGCGGGTGCGGAATATAACGGCTATGCGGCGGATTTAACGCGTACCTATGCGGCTAAAAGCGATAGCGACTTTGCAGCGTTGGTCAGCGACATGAATAAAGAGCAACTGGCGCTGATTGCGACGCTGAAATGTGGTGTACGTTACACGGATTACCATCTGCAAATGCATCAGCGTTTGGCAAAATTGCTCAAAAAACACCATATCCTGAAAGATATCAGTGAAGAAGCTGCCGTGGAGCAAGGGCTGACATGTCCATTCCTACCGCATGGCTTGGGGCATCCGCTTGGGCTACAGGTCCATGATGTCGCAGGTTTTATGCAGGATGAAAATGGTACCCATCTGGCTGCGCCAGAAATGTATCCATTCCTGCGCTGCACGCGCATCATGGAACCGGGTATGGTGATGACTATCGAACCTGGCCTGTACTTTATTGATTCACTGCTCGCGCCGTGGAAAGAAGGGAAGTTTAGTCAGCACTTTGATTGGGCTCGCATTGATGCTTTCCGCCCTTACGGCGGGATCCGTATTGAAGATAACGTAATTTTCCATGAGAAATCAGTGGAAAATATGACGCGCGATCTGCATTTGGATTAA
- the hemG gene encoding menaquinone-dependent protoporphyrinogen IX dehydrogenase: protein MKKTLVLYSSQDGQTKAIASYIASALSETTMCDVQDLAISMDIDLANYQAIVIGASVRYGHFQRALYQFTKMNTAQLNTMPSAFFAVNLTARKPEKRTPQTNAYTRKFLLATPWQPKLCSVFAGALRYPRYGWLDKFMIKLIMKMTGGETDTTKEVEYTDWQDVERFAQGFVRLTSSVVR from the coding sequence ATGAAGAAAACATTAGTGCTTTATTCAAGCCAAGATGGACAGACAAAAGCTATCGCCTCTTATATCGCTTCAGCGTTATCTGAAACGACGATGTGCGATGTGCAAGATTTGGCAATCTCGATGGATATCGATCTTGCCAACTACCAGGCGATCGTGATTGGTGCATCGGTTCGCTACGGACATTTTCAACGTGCGCTATATCAGTTCACCAAAATGAATACTGCTCAGTTAAATACAATGCCGAGTGCTTTCTTTGCGGTAAACCTCACGGCCCGTAAACCTGAGAAGAGAACTCCACAGACCAATGCGTATACGCGTAAGTTCTTGCTTGCTACGCCTTGGCAGCCAAAACTATGTTCGGTGTTTGCTGGGGCGCTGCGTTATCCACGATATGGTTGGCTAGATAAGTTTATGATCAAACTTATTATGAAAATGACCGGTGGGGAAACGGATACGACTAAAGAAGTTGAATATACGGATTGGCAGGATGTAGAGCGCTTTGCACAGGGATTTGTCCGTTTAACCAGCAGTGTGGTGCGATAA
- the trkH gene encoding Trk system potassium transporter TrkH gives MHFRAIIRIVGLLVILFSGTMIIPGLVALIYRDGAGRAFTQTFFVALTIGTLLWWPQRKQKHELKPREGFLIVVLFWTVLGSVGALPFLFSERPNLSVTDAFFESFSGLTTTGATTLVGLDNLPKAILFYRQMLQWLGGMGIIVLAVAILPILGVGGLQLYRAEMPGPLKDNKMRPRIAETAKTLWFIYVLLTVACAVALWGAGMDVFDAISHSFSTIAIGGFSTHDASIGYFNSPTINTIIAVFLLISGCNFSLHFALLSGRSLKVYWRDPEFRMFIFVQLTLVAICTLVLWWHNVYQTGLQTVNQAFFQVVSMATTAGFTTDSIAHWPLFLPVLLLCSAFIGGCAGSTGGGLKVIRILLLFLQGSRELKRLVHPNAVYTIKLGSRALPERILEAVWGFFSAYALVFIISMLAIIATGVDDFSAFAAVVATLNNLGPGLGVVADNFTSMNDAAKWVLVVTMLFGRLEVFTLLVLFTPTFWRN, from the coding sequence ATGCATTTTCGTGCCATTATCCGCATCGTCGGTTTACTCGTCATATTGTTCTCTGGAACTATGATCATCCCGGGGCTTGTTGCCCTGATTTATCGTGACGGTGCAGGCCGGGCGTTTACTCAAACTTTCTTTGTTGCGCTAACGATTGGTACTTTGCTGTGGTGGCCACAGCGTAAGCAAAAACATGAGTTAAAACCGCGTGAAGGTTTTTTGATAGTCGTGCTGTTCTGGACGGTGTTGGGCAGCGTTGGGGCATTGCCTTTCCTGTTTTCAGAGCGCCCGAACCTCAGCGTGACGGACGCCTTCTTTGAATCTTTCTCAGGATTAACGACCACGGGGGCAACGACTCTTGTTGGTTTAGATAACCTCCCTAAAGCTATTTTATTCTATCGACAAATGCTGCAATGGCTTGGCGGTATGGGGATCATCGTCTTGGCCGTCGCTATTTTGCCTATTTTAGGTGTCGGCGGATTACAGCTCTATCGTGCTGAAATGCCGGGGCCGCTAAAAGATAATAAGATGCGCCCACGTATTGCTGAAACGGCCAAAACATTATGGTTTATCTACGTTTTGCTGACCGTTGCGTGTGCCGTGGCGTTGTGGGGGGCGGGGATGGATGTCTTCGACGCCATTTCTCATAGCTTCTCGACTATCGCGATTGGGGGATTCTCCACACACGATGCCAGCATAGGCTATTTCAACAGTCCTACCATCAATACCATTATTGCTGTGTTCCTACTGATTTCCGGTTGTAACTTCAGCTTGCACTTTGCGCTCCTTAGCGGGCGAAGCTTGAAAGTGTATTGGCGCGATCCTGAGTTCCGTATGTTCATTTTTGTTCAGTTGACGCTGGTGGCGATCTGCACCCTTGTTCTGTGGTGGCATAACGTTTATCAAACTGGGCTGCAAACGGTGAATCAGGCATTTTTCCAAGTGGTTTCAATGGCGACAACCGCTGGGTTTACCACTGACAGCATTGCGCACTGGCCGTTATTCCTTCCTGTGCTTCTATTATGTTCCGCATTCATAGGCGGCTGTGCGGGTTCAACGGGCGGGGGGCTGAAAGTCATCCGTATCCTGCTGCTGTTCTTGCAGGGATCTCGTGAACTCAAGCGATTGGTGCATCCTAATGCGGTTTACACCATCAAGTTAGGCAGCCGAGCTTTGCCAGAGCGTATCCTTGAAGCGGTGTGGGGATTCTTCTCCGCCTACGCATTAGTCTTCATCATTAGTATGCTTGCGATTATCGCGACAGGGGTTGATGATTTCTCTGCGTTTGCTGCCGTGGTCGCTACATTGAACAACCTCGGACCAGGGTTAGGGGTGGTTGCGGATAACTTTACCTCTATGAATGATGCGGCTAAATGGGTGTTGGTCGTCACCATGCTGTTTGGTCGATTAGAAGTCTTCACCTTATTAGTGCTGTTTACGCCAACGTTTTGGCGTAACTAA